From the Streptococcus sanguinis genome, the window AGTGGCCGGTTTTTACCAGCCGGATTATATCGACTTTGAATATTTCTCTCACAAGGGGAAATTTGAAGAAATGCTAGAGTTTCCTAATCTGGTGCTAAGCTACCACAACTTCGAGGAAACGCCTGAAAATATGATGGAAATCCTGTCTGAGCTGACTTCTCTGACCCCTAAGGTGGTCAAGGTTTCTGTCATGGCTCACAATGAGCAGGATGTGCTGGACTTAATGAACTATACTCGCGGTTTCAAGACTTTAAATCCTGAGCAGGATTTTGTTACTATTTCCATGGGAAAAGTGGGCAAAATTTCACGCATTGCGGCTGATTTGACAGGTTCCAGCTGGTCTTTTGCTAGTCAGGAGATGGCGTCAGCACCCGGTCAGATTTCTCTGAGCAATATGAAGAAAATCCAGGAGATTTTGAATGAGAATTAATGGCCACACCCGCATGGCTGCTGTGGTTGCCAAGCCAATTAAGCACAGTATTTCTCCTCTTATTCACAATATGGCTTTTGAAAAGACTGGTGTTAATGGTGTCTATCTAGCTTGGGAAGTAGAAGCTCAAGATCTGCAGGCCAGTATAGAAAATATCCGCAGATTCGATATGTTTGGTGTCAATCTTTCCATGCCCTACAAGCAAGAAGTGATACCTTATCTGGACGAGCTTGATGTCAGCGCCCGCCTTATCGGAGCAGTCAATACGGTTGTGAATAAAAATGGAATTTTAGTTGGTTATAACACAGATGGCAAGGGATTTTTTAAGAGCTTGCCTTCTTTTGCTATTCAGGGCAAAAAAATGACGATTTTGGGGGCAGGTGGAGCAGCGACAGCGATTATTGCTCAAGCAGCTTTGGACAATGCAAATGAAATTTTCGTCTTTACTCGGCAAGCCTCCTATGAGAAGATTGTCAGCAAAATGGCAGCTATCAGTCGCCAAACCAAGAGTCGTATCCAAGTACTAACCTTGGAAGAAGTGGATAGCTTGCAGGATAAAATCAACCAATCAGACCTTCTGGTCAATGGGACTAGTCTAGGCATGGATGGCATCAGCATGCCCCTGCCTGAACAGCTTGAACTGCCTAGCCAGATTTTAGTTGCAGATGTTATCTACCAACCTTTTGAAACGCCCTTTCTCAAATGGGCCAGAAATCAAAATGTCACAGCGGTCAATGGACTTGGTATGCTGCTCTATCAGGGAGCAGAAGCCTTTGAGCTTTGGACCGGCAAGACCATGCCCAGTCAGGAAATTTGGCAGTGTTTAGAAGAATTGTATAAATAAGGAGGCGCTTATGAAACTAAATGTGAATCTCCCGCATCATCCCTATGATATTCTCATCGAAAAGGGGTCTTTATCTCAGGCTGGAAGTTGGCTGAGTCAGCTTTGGCAGCCTCAGAAGGTAGTTATCGTCACGGACAATCGAGTGGCTAGACTCTATGCGGAAAAGGTCAAGCTGAGCTTGGAAGCGGCTGGGTTTGAGGCCTTTGTCTTTGACTTTTTGGAAGGTGAAGCCAGCAAGAACTTAAAGACGGTCAACAAGGTCTATGAGTTTTTGGTCAAGGTTGGTCTGACCCGCAGTGACGGCATTGTAGCCTTGGGAGGCGGAGTCGTCGGTGATTTGGCGGGCTTTGCCGCTTCGACCTACATGCGGGGCGTTCATTTCGTGCAGATTCCGACCAGTCTGACAGCCCAAGTGGACTCCTCTATCGGTGGTAAGACAGGTGTCAATACGCCTTGGGCCAAGAATATGGTCGGCACTTTTACCCAGCCTGACGGAGTTCTGATTGACCCTCAAGTCTTGCATACTTTGGGTCAGCGGGAACTGATTGAAGGTATGGGCGAGGTGGTCAAGTACGGCTTGATTGAGGATAAGGAACTCTGGAATGAGCTTTCAGAAATGGATGGCAGTCCAGAGTCTATTTTGGAGCATGCGGAGAGCATCATCTACCATTCCTGCGATGTCAAGCGTAAGATTGTGGTCGAGGATGAGCTGGATAATGGCGTCCGCCTCTATCTGAATTTCGGACATACTATTGGGCACGCTATTGAAGCGACAGCGGGCTATGGGAAGGTTATGCATGGTGAAGCTGTGGCGATTGGCATGGTACAGGTTTCTCGTGTCGCTGAAAAGAAAGGCCTTATGCCAGCCGGGATTACAGAAAATATCATCCGTATGTGTCAGAAGTTTGGCTTGCCGGTGGATTACCAGCCATGGAATGAGAATGCTCTTTATCAGGCCTTGACCCATGATAAGAAGGCTCGAGGGAATTCTATTAAACTAGTACTTGTTCCTGAGTTGGGTTCGGCTAGTATTCACCAGATTCCGCTGGAAGAGATGAAAGAATTTCTGAAGAAATAAGTGCCCGATGGAGTTTAAGACGATTGGACAGTTTGGATAAAAATAGACAGGATGTCCAGTTCTTTCCATCCCAGAAATAGGAGAAAATGTATGAGATACTTAACAGCAGGAGAATCCCACGGACCACGTTTGACAGCTATTATTGAAGGGGTGCCGGCTGGTCTTCCTCTGACCGCTGACTATATCAATGCTGAGCTCAAGCGTCGTCAGGGTGGGTACGGTCGTGGTGCCCGCATGAAGATTGAAAGCGACCAAGTCGAGATTACGTCTGGGGTTCGGCATGGCTTGACCATGGGCGGACCGATTACCCTCAATGTCACGAATCTGGATCATCAGAAATGGCTGGAAATTATGAGCGCGGCGGATGTGGATGAAAAGAAAAAAGGGCTGCGCAAGATTACCAAACCACGCCCTGGCCATGCGGACTTAGTCGGTGGTATGAAATACCGCTTTGACGATTTGCGGAATTCTCTGGAGCGTTCTTCTGCGCGTGAAACGACCATGCGTGTAGCAGTCGGAGCAGTAGCCAAGCGCTTGCTGGAAGAAATCGGTGTGGAGGTAGCCAGCCATATCGTGACCTTTGGTGGCATTGATATTGATGTACCGAATAATCTAACTGTAGCAGAAATCAAGGAAAGAGCTGCCCAATCAGAGGTTTCCATTGTCAATCCCGAGCGCGAAGAAGAAATCAAGGCCTATATTGACCAGATTAAGAAAGATGGGGATACCATCGGTGGTGTCATTGAGACTATCGTGGGAGGTGTGCCGGTCGGTCTGGGATCCTATGTCCAATGGGACAAGAAGCTGGATGCAAAGATTGCTCAAGGAATCGTGTCCATCAACGCTTTCAAGGGAGTCGAGTTTGGCGTGGGCTTTGAAGCCGGCCGTCTCAAGGGCAGTCAAGTCATGGATGAAATCCTCTGGTCTGAGGAAGATGGCTTCACTCGCAGAACCAATAATCTAGGCGGCTTTGAGGGCGGTATGACCAATGGTCAGCCAATCGTGGTGCGAGGTGTTATGAAGCCCATTCCAACCCTTTACAAGCCACTGATGAGCGTGGATATTGAGACCCACGAGCCTTATAAGGCGACAGTCGAGCGGAGCGATCCAACGGCTCTGCCAGCAGCGGGTGTAGTTATGGAAAGCGTGGTGGCGACAGTTTTAGCCACTGAAGTTCTGGAGAAGTTCTCTTCGGACAATTTAGAAGAACTAAAGGATGCGGTAGCTCGCCATCGGGAATTTGTCAAGAACTTTTAGAAGTAAGGAGAAGGGCATGGAGAGAAAAACGGTCTATATCATAGGTCTGGGACTGATTGGAGCTTCCTTAGCTCTGGGTATCAGGAGAGCTCATCCTGAGATAGAGATTCTTGGTTATAATCGAAGTGAGGAATCCCGCAGAGTTGCCTTGGAACGGGGAATGGTAGACCGAGTGACGGATGATTTTGCGGCCTTTGCTCCATTGGCTGATGTGATTATTCTGGCTGTGCCCATCAAGCAGACCATAGCATTTATCAAGGAACTAGCGGAGCTGGATCTGAAGGAAAATGTTATCATCTCTGATGCTGGATCGACCAAGGCTGAGATTGTGGCAGCTGCAGAAAAGTATCTTCAGAATAAGCCCGTCCGCTTTGTCGGAGCTCACCCGATGGCCGGAAGTCACAAGACTGGAGCCAAGGCAGCCCATGTCACCCTCTTTGAAAATGCCTATTATATCTTCACGCCCTCTAGCCTGACCAATCCTGGTACTCTTGAGGAAATGAAAGACTTGCTAAGTGGTCTTCATGCCCGCTTTATCCAGGTGGACGCAGCCGAGCACGACCGAGTGACCAGTCAAATTAGTCATTTTCCGCATATCCTAGCCTCCAGCCTCATGGAGCAAGCGGCAGCTTATAGCCAGGAGCATGAGCTGACCCAGTCTTTTGCAGCCGGTGGTTTTCGAGATATGACGCGGATTGCGGAGAGTGAGCCGGGCATGTGGACCTCTATCCTCTTGACAAATCCCGAATCCATTTTGGAGCGGCTGGAAGATTTTAAAGACCAGTTAGACAAGGTTGCCGCAGCGATTGAGGCCAAGGACGAGAGAGCTATCTGGGAATTTTTCGATCGAGGACGGCAGAGCCGCAAGCAGATGGAAATTCATAAGCGTGCCGGTGTAGATAGCTTTTATGACCTTTTTATTGAGGTGCCCGACGAAGAAGATGCGATTTTGGGTATTTTGGAGCTTCTGCGCGGAATTTCTGTTGTTAATATTCGTATCAACGAGGAAAACCGTGAAGATATCAACGGTATTCTGCAAATCACCTTTAAAAATCGCCAAGATTTGGAAAAATCTGCTAAAATAGTAAGAGAAAATACGGATTATCTAGTGTCCGTAGACTAATATAGATTGGAGAACTCTATGTCAAATATTTATGATTTAGCCAATGAACTGAGCAGAAATCTGCGTGATTTACCTGAGTACAAGGCAGTTGCAGAAAGCAAGAAAGCAGTGGATGCTGATAGCGAAGCGAAGGCTATTTTTACAGATTATCTGGCTTTCCAGCAGGAGTTGCAACAGCTGGCTCAGACTGGTCAGGTACCGACTCAGGAGGTGCAGGACAAGATGACTTCCTTTGGTGAGAAGATTCAGGGCAATGCTGTTCTTTCTGAATTCTTCAATAAACAGCAGCAACTGTCCATCTATCTGGCGGACATTGAGCGTATCATCTTTGATCCGGTGCAGGATTTGCTTAAGTAAGCTAATAAAAAAGAGGAATCTGGGCTGACTACCTGGATTCTTTTTGCTTCGGCTAGGATTCCAGAAATTTTAAGAATTTCTGGTCTTTTTATGATAAAATAAGAAGCAACAAAGGAAAGTACGAGGTCATCTATGAAATTATCAACCAATGTAAAAGGCCTGAAGGGCCGTATCCGAGTACCAGGAGATAAGTCTATCAGCCACCGCTCCATTATTTTTGGCAGTTTGGCTCAGGGAGTCACTACTGTTCGTGACATTCTGCGAGGAGAAGATGTACTGTCTACCATGCAGGTTTTTCGTGACTTAGGTGTGCAGATTGAGGACGATGGAAATCTAGTCGAGATACATGGTGTAGGATTTGAAGGCCTGCAAGCACCGAAAAATAAGCTGGATATGGGGAATTCTGGAACGTCTATCCGTTTGATTTCTGGTGTTTTGGCTGGTCAGGATTTCGAAGCAGAGATGTTTGGTGACGACAGTCTATCCAAGCGGCCTATGGATCGGGTAACCATTCCTCTGCGGCAGATGGGGGTAGAGATTGCTGGTCGGACTGAGCGTGATTTACCACCGCTCAAGATGAAGGGCAGCAAGGAGCTGCAGCCTATTCATTATCAGCTGCCAGTGGCTTCTGCCCAGGTTAAGTCGGCCTTGATTTTTGCTGCCTTGCAGGCTCAGGGAGATTCGGTCATTATAGAAAAGGAAATCACCCGTAATCATACGGAAGATATGATTGCCCAGTTTGGTGGGCAGATTGAGGTCAAGGGCAAGGAAATTCGCATTCAGGGCGGTCAGGAATTCACTGCTCAGGAAGTGACGGTTCCAGGTGACATTTCCAGTGCGGCTTTTTGGCTGGTGGCTGGATTGATTGTGCCGGACTCTAAGATTGTCTTAGAAAATGTCGGCATCAATGAAACTCGTACAGGGATTTTAGATGTGATAGAGGCTATGGGCGGACGGATGACGCTGTCAGATGTCGATCCAGTAGCTAAGTCTGCTACCATCACCGTTGAGACTTCTGAGCTTAAGGGAACGGAGATTGGAGGCGAGATTATCCCGCGCTTGATTGATGAGTTGCCGATTATTGCTCTTCTTGCGACTCAGGCTCAGGGACGGACTGTCATTCGTGATGCAGAGGAGCTCAAAGTCAAGGAAACCGACCGTATCCAGGTAGTAGCAGATGCTCTCAATAGCATGGGCGCAGCTATTACCCCGACGGAAGACGGTATGATTATCGACGGGAAAACACCTCTTCATGGTGCCCAAGTCAACACCTTAGGCGACCATCGCATTGGGATGATGACGGCAATTGCTGCTTTGTTGGCTCAAAGCGGTCAGGTAGAACTTGAGCGGTCTGAAGCTATTAAGACTAGCTATCCAAGCTTCTTCAGCGACTTGGAGGTCTTGACGCATGGCTAAGATATTGCTGGGCTTTATGGGAGCCGGAAAATCCACAGTAGCCAGAGGCCTAGCCCAAGACTTTGCCGATATGGATGAACTGCTCTGCCAGCGGTTGGGTATGTCTATCAAGGATTATTTTGATCAGCATGGTGAAGCGGCCTTTCGGACTGCAGAAGCCCAGCTCTTGGCTGAGTTGATCGATACGGACTTAGTCGTCTCAACTGGCGGCGGTGTAGTCGTCAGCTCAGAAAACCGTAGATTACTGGCTCAGAATGCTGATAATATCTACCTGAAAGCTGATTTTGAAACGCTTTATCAGCGAATCCAGCAGGATGCTGAGCAGGAGCGGCCCTTGTTCTTAAACCAGAGCAAGTCAGACTTGCAGCAGATTTTTGAGCAGCGTCAGGCTTGGTACGAGGAAGTAGCGACCCAGATTGTCAATACGAGGCTCAAAAGCCCGCAGGAAATTATTGAGGAAATTCAATGAAAATAGCATTTTTAGGTCCCAGAGGCTCCTTTTCTCACCATGTAGCCCAAGCTGCTTTTCCCAGCCAGGACTTGGTGCCTTATCAGAATATCACCGAGGTCATGAAGGCTTATGAGGCTAGGGAAGTGGATTACTCGGTCGTTCCGGTGGAAAATTCCATCGAGGGCAGTGTCCACGAGACCTTGGACTATCTCTTTCATCAAGCAGACATTCAGGCGGTGGCTGAAATCGTTCAGCCCATCAAGCAGCAGCTTTTGGTGACGGATTTAGAAAAGACAATTGAGAAAATATTTTCTCATCCGCAGGCTATTGCCCAAGGAAAGAAATATATCCGCCAGCATTATCCGCAGGCTGCCATTGAGGTGACGGCTAGTACGGCCTATGCAGCTCGTTTTGTAGCAGAACATCCTGAAAAGAATTTTGCGGCTATTGCCCCGCGCACGGCTGCAGCAGAATACGGGCTCAAAGTAGCGGCCAGCGACATTCAGGAAATGGAAGAAAATTATACCCGCTTCTGGATTCTGGGTCATGAGGTGCCTGAGCTTCAACTGACCAAGACAGGAGACAAGCAGACACTGGCTTTGACCTTGCCGGACAATCTGCCTGGTGCCCTCTATAAGGCTTTGTCGACCTTTGCTTGGCGTGGGATTGACCTGACCAAGATTGAGAGCCGGCCTCTAAAAACGGCTCTGGGAGAATATTTCTTCATTATAGACATTGACAACGAACAGAAAAAATTGGCGGATTTTGCCTATCAAGAGTTGACAAGTCTTGGAATTACTTATAAAATTTTTGGTAGCTACAGTGTGTTTCTGATTCAGGACAAGTAGCAGTAGATTGGAGAAGAGATGAAGAAACCAGAAAATCTTAGCCATCATGAACAGCTCCGCTTAGATTATCTCTATAAAAATTATTATTATCTAAACGATAAAGAAAAGAAAGAATTTGACTATCTGCGTCAGAAGTCCAAGGGGATTGGCAATTCAGCCAGTGTGCCTGACCATGAAGAGCAGCCGCATACAGTTAGCGACGCCTACGAGCAAGAGCCTGTGGAAATGGATTCTTCTGGCCTCTTGCCCAAGTACCCTGAGCGTTCTTCTCGCAGTAGAAGGCAAAAGAAGGCGCCGGAAGCTCTGGCAGAAGCTGGTCTGGGACAAGACAAGCCCAAGAAGCCTCGCAAAAAAATCCGCTTGAAACGGATTCTGCTTTGGGCAGGGATTTTCCTGCTGATGGTCTTGGGTGGCATGATTTTCATGTTTGTCAAAGGCTTGACGACAGCTCATAATGGCAATTCTAAGCCAGCAGAAACGGAATTCTTTGACGGCAAGGATACTAAGGACGGAGTGAATATCCTCATTCTCGGAACGGACGGCCGGGTTGGTGACGACTCGACTGAGACGCGGACTGACTCTATTATGGTCTTGAATGTTGGTAATAAGGACCACAAGGTGAAATTGGTCAGCTTTATGCGTGATACCCTTATTCACATCGATGGCGTCAGCAATGAGTACACGGACCCTTCGCAGGCAGATTATTATGACCAAAAGCTCAATTCTGCCTATACAATTGGGGAGCAAAACCACAACCGTGGTGCAGACTATGTCCGCCAGATGCTCAAAGATAATTTCGATTTGGACATCAAATATTATGCACTGGTGGATTTCCAGACCTTTGCTACAGCTATTGACACTCTTTTCCCAAATGGCGTCAGCATGAATGCCCAGTTCTCAACGATCGATGGGGAGAAAGTGACAGAAGTTGAAGTGCCAGATGACCTGAATATGAAGGACGGTGTGGTACCCAATCAAACAATCAAGGTTGGTCAGCAGCAGATGGACGGTCGAACCTTGCTCAACTACGCTCGCTTCCGTAAGGATGACGAGGGCGACTTTGGCCGAACCCGCCGTCAGCAGGAAGTTTTGACGGCTGTTTTCCAGCAGGTCAAGGATCCGACTAAGCTCTTTACTGGGTCAGAGGCTCTGGGTAAGGTCTTTGCCTTGACTTCGACCAATGTGCCTTACAGCTTCTTATTGACTAATGGTCTCTCTATGGCTGGAGATTCCCGCAATGGAGTTGAGCGCCTGACGATTCCGGAAAATGGCGACTGGGTTGATACCTATGACATGTACGGCGGCCAAGGGCTATTGATTGACTTTGAAGCCTATAAAGAAAGACTGCAGCAAATGGGTCTCAGATAAGATATATGATATAATGAAAGGTAGGACGATGTCCTGCCTTTTCTTTTGGGAAATGGCAGAGCGATAAAGCAGAAAGAGAAAAATATGTTAAAAAAGAATGATGTGATTGAAGTTGAAATCGTGGATCTGAGCCACGAGGGAGCAGGGGTGGCCAAGGCAGAAGGCCTGGTTTTCTTTGTGGAAAATGCCCTGCCGGGTGAGCTCATCCGGATGCGTGTGCTCAAGGTCAACAAAAA encodes:
- the aroD gene encoding type I 3-dehydroquinate dehydratase, which codes for MKLVVSVMPKSLEEAQEIDVSRYEDADIIEWRADFLAKDDILNVAPAIFEKFAGRELIFTLRTRQEGGEIELSDDEYVALIKEVAGFYQPDYIDFEYFSHKGKFEEMLEFPNLVLSYHNFEETPENMMEILSELTSLTPKVVKVSVMAHNEQDVLDLMNYTRGFKTLNPEQDFVTISMGKVGKISRIAADLTGSSWSFASQEMASAPGQISLSNMKKIQEILNEN
- a CDS encoding shikimate dehydrogenase, with amino-acid sequence MRINGHTRMAAVVAKPIKHSISPLIHNMAFEKTGVNGVYLAWEVEAQDLQASIENIRRFDMFGVNLSMPYKQEVIPYLDELDVSARLIGAVNTVVNKNGILVGYNTDGKGFFKSLPSFAIQGKKMTILGAGGAATAIIAQAALDNANEIFVFTRQASYEKIVSKMAAISRQTKSRIQVLTLEEVDSLQDKINQSDLLVNGTSLGMDGISMPLPEQLELPSQILVADVIYQPFETPFLKWARNQNVTAVNGLGMLLYQGAEAFELWTGKTMPSQEIWQCLEELYK
- the aroB gene encoding 3-dehydroquinate synthase; amino-acid sequence: MKLNVNLPHHPYDILIEKGSLSQAGSWLSQLWQPQKVVIVTDNRVARLYAEKVKLSLEAAGFEAFVFDFLEGEASKNLKTVNKVYEFLVKVGLTRSDGIVALGGGVVGDLAGFAASTYMRGVHFVQIPTSLTAQVDSSIGGKTGVNTPWAKNMVGTFTQPDGVLIDPQVLHTLGQRELIEGMGEVVKYGLIEDKELWNELSEMDGSPESILEHAESIIYHSCDVKRKIVVEDELDNGVRLYLNFGHTIGHAIEATAGYGKVMHGEAVAIGMVQVSRVAEKKGLMPAGITENIIRMCQKFGLPVDYQPWNENALYQALTHDKKARGNSIKLVLVPELGSASIHQIPLEEMKEFLKK
- the aroC gene encoding chorismate synthase, which gives rise to MRYLTAGESHGPRLTAIIEGVPAGLPLTADYINAELKRRQGGYGRGARMKIESDQVEITSGVRHGLTMGGPITLNVTNLDHQKWLEIMSAADVDEKKKGLRKITKPRPGHADLVGGMKYRFDDLRNSLERSSARETTMRVAVGAVAKRLLEEIGVEVASHIVTFGGIDIDVPNNLTVAEIKERAAQSEVSIVNPEREEEIKAYIDQIKKDGDTIGGVIETIVGGVPVGLGSYVQWDKKLDAKIAQGIVSINAFKGVEFGVGFEAGRLKGSQVMDEILWSEEDGFTRRTNNLGGFEGGMTNGQPIVVRGVMKPIPTLYKPLMSVDIETHEPYKATVERSDPTALPAAGVVMESVVATVLATEVLEKFSSDNLEELKDAVARHREFVKNF
- a CDS encoding prephenate dehydrogenase yields the protein MERKTVYIIGLGLIGASLALGIRRAHPEIEILGYNRSEESRRVALERGMVDRVTDDFAAFAPLADVIILAVPIKQTIAFIKELAELDLKENVIISDAGSTKAEIVAAAEKYLQNKPVRFVGAHPMAGSHKTGAKAAHVTLFENAYYIFTPSSLTNPGTLEEMKDLLSGLHARFIQVDAAEHDRVTSQISHFPHILASSLMEQAAAYSQEHELTQSFAAGGFRDMTRIAESEPGMWTSILLTNPESILERLEDFKDQLDKVAAAIEAKDERAIWEFFDRGRQSRKQMEIHKRAGVDSFYDLFIEVPDEEDAILGILELLRGISVVNIRINEENREDINGILQITFKNRQDLEKSAKIVRENTDYLVSVD
- a CDS encoding YlbF/YmcA family competence regulator; translated protein: MSNIYDLANELSRNLRDLPEYKAVAESKKAVDADSEAKAIFTDYLAFQQELQQLAQTGQVPTQEVQDKMTSFGEKIQGNAVLSEFFNKQQQLSIYLADIERIIFDPVQDLLK
- the aroA gene encoding 3-phosphoshikimate 1-carboxyvinyltransferase, which encodes MKLSTNVKGLKGRIRVPGDKSISHRSIIFGSLAQGVTTVRDILRGEDVLSTMQVFRDLGVQIEDDGNLVEIHGVGFEGLQAPKNKLDMGNSGTSIRLISGVLAGQDFEAEMFGDDSLSKRPMDRVTIPLRQMGVEIAGRTERDLPPLKMKGSKELQPIHYQLPVASAQVKSALIFAALQAQGDSVIIEKEITRNHTEDMIAQFGGQIEVKGKEIRIQGGQEFTAQEVTVPGDISSAAFWLVAGLIVPDSKIVLENVGINETRTGILDVIEAMGGRMTLSDVDPVAKSATITVETSELKGTEIGGEIIPRLIDELPIIALLATQAQGRTVIRDAEELKVKETDRIQVVADALNSMGAAITPTEDGMIIDGKTPLHGAQVNTLGDHRIGMMTAIAALLAQSGQVELERSEAIKTSYPSFFSDLEVLTHG
- a CDS encoding shikimate kinase; the encoded protein is MAKILLGFMGAGKSTVARGLAQDFADMDELLCQRLGMSIKDYFDQHGEAAFRTAEAQLLAELIDTDLVVSTGGGVVVSSENRRLLAQNADNIYLKADFETLYQRIQQDAEQERPLFLNQSKSDLQQIFEQRQAWYEEVATQIVNTRLKSPQEIIEEIQ
- the pheA gene encoding prephenate dehydratase, whose product is MKIAFLGPRGSFSHHVAQAAFPSQDLVPYQNITEVMKAYEAREVDYSVVPVENSIEGSVHETLDYLFHQADIQAVAEIVQPIKQQLLVTDLEKTIEKIFSHPQAIAQGKKYIRQHYPQAAIEVTASTAYAARFVAEHPEKNFAAIAPRTAAAEYGLKVAASDIQEMEENYTRFWILGHEVPELQLTKTGDKQTLALTLPDNLPGALYKALSTFAWRGIDLTKIESRPLKTALGEYFFIIDIDNEQKKLADFAYQELTSLGITYKIFGSYSVFLIQDK
- a CDS encoding LCP family protein, which encodes MKKPENLSHHEQLRLDYLYKNYYYLNDKEKKEFDYLRQKSKGIGNSASVPDHEEQPHTVSDAYEQEPVEMDSSGLLPKYPERSSRSRRQKKAPEALAEAGLGQDKPKKPRKKIRLKRILLWAGIFLLMVLGGMIFMFVKGLTTAHNGNSKPAETEFFDGKDTKDGVNILILGTDGRVGDDSTETRTDSIMVLNVGNKDHKVKLVSFMRDTLIHIDGVSNEYTDPSQADYYDQKLNSAYTIGEQNHNRGADYVRQMLKDNFDLDIKYYALVDFQTFATAIDTLFPNGVSMNAQFSTIDGEKVTEVEVPDDLNMKDGVVPNQTIKVGQQQMDGRTLLNYARFRKDDEGDFGRTRRQQEVLTAVFQQVKDPTKLFTGSEALGKVFALTSTNVPYSFLLTNGLSMAGDSRNGVERLTIPENGDWVDTYDMYGGQGLLIDFEAYKERLQQMGLR